The DNA segment TGCAGAGTTTTTGCTTAAAATACAGCAGGAAAATCTCTAGAGAGCAGGAACTGCCTTCATGTTTCCATGATCACCCCGCCACATCCACCCCAAGCGAGCAGAAAGCGTCACACGGACTGAATCTTCCCCGGGTTTGGTTCGAGAGGTGACGAAGGTCCCGGATGGGACAGTCCTTCAGCCCCAACTCTCCATGCCCGGCTGGAACCCAGCCTTGGCAGGCAGAACCACCTCACTGCGTCCCAGGGCTGCCGGCAGGCGCAGCACAGCCCGAGGCGCTGAGCGGCTCCGGGGTCCCCACAGCTGTTCTGATCTCAACCCTCAGACCCCACTGTGTTGCCAGCTGCAGTACCTTCGTCAGTACGGTCTGTAGTATTGTCTGGGATCAGAGGATGGAAGCACCAGGGGTACCCAGGGGGATAGGCTTTAAAACAGCAGTTCTTTTTCTCACACTCCTCGGCCGTGACCCCAGGGAAACCACAATTTTCCCTTTGACTGGGGGCCACCTCACACGACTCTACAAGTGCAGAAAGGGCAAGAAGCACAGGTAAGTCATGGGCCGGCTTCCCCCATGCTATCATCCACGCCCCACCCGGCTTCCTTCTCCAAGGAAGGAACCGCCTGGCGAGGCTGATGCCGAGTGCGGCTCTGGGTCTGAGTGGGAGGCAGGGCCGGCTTTCCGGGTGTGCAAACGTAGGCACACGGAGGAAGCCCGCCACTCTGCGCCTGCCCCGCGACTTATCCGCTTGCTCCTTAATTCCAGCAAAGGATTGTTCAGCTTCACTCACCTGGTAAATGAGTATTTACCAAGCACCACTCATGCGTGCAAGAAACACACCTGGGCCAGGCGACGGGTATCCAGAAGGGTAAACTAGAGCTGTCGTTCAGAGCCTAGCGGAGAAGCTCATGGAAACGGACAAGACAGCACAGCACCATCACCCCTGGGCTCAGAGGGAAGTGCAGGACAGTGGGCCTCCCAGGAGGGCCCGTGGCAGACAGGTTGAGCAAAACAGAAAGGGCTCCCTGCTGAGCAGGAGGAGGTTGAGCAGGTGAGGAGCAGGTGAGTAGAGAGGTGGGGACTGGGGTGACTTTAGGCTGGGGGCCCCTGAGCAGCGTGAAACAGGGCCTTGGTGAAGTCTCCAGAGGGAGACTCACTCATGCGGATACTCCTGGGGAGGCTTGGGGAGGCTCGTAGGGGCCACAGGGGCAGCTCACAGCTGTCACATGGCCTGGGTACGAGGTCAGCCAGGCCTGAGCTGGGGACTATAGTCTGGGGGCCTGAGGGCTCTGGTGGCCATCAGGCTGTGGCAGACAGCAGAAGGCGGGGTGGCAGCACCTCCCGTGCGTCTCTGTTGGGTTCAGGAGGGGAGGAGCTCAGGAGTGCTGTGGGGATGTCCAGGGTTCTACAGGTGCCACCCTCCTGGTCTGTGTCCACATGTGGAAGTTGACTTGGGCTTTCTTGAAGGGCTCCTGGTTTTGCAGGAAATGTCAGGACCTATCCCTACTGGTTGGTGGCCTCAGTGGGGACATCAGCCTTCTCAGGTCTGATCCCCATCATGAATACCCCATGGGGCAGTTGGAGGTCTAGGGGAGCCCACAGAAAGGGAGAATAAGCAGCCCCAAGGGACAATAGGGGCACCTGGCCACTGCAGGGGTAACCCACCGCCTCCCAGCTGGGGTCCCCAAACAGGAGTTTAAGATCTCCTGAACTGGCCTCTGTGCTCTACAGGGCTCTGTCCTGCCCACCTGGTGTGGTCACACGAGGGACTGTTGAGAGCCAAACATGCAATTACGGTCTTATAGATTTGTGCTGCGACGGGACTGTGGACCCAGGGGATTCAAAATGAGTCCTGGGCCCCGGGCCAGAGGGCAAGGGTCAGGGGCTGAGCTGGGGactgggcagggaggggaagagccGAGCAGGCTGGGACCCTCACTCAGGCCATTTCCTCCCTTGGGTTTAGAAGCCCACCCACTTCCTGCCACGACCTTGGAGGCCCCAAACTATAGGCATTCTCTTTCCTGCTGCCCTAAAATACCTGCTTCCACCTGGCCACAGCCACAGCCATGAGGAGGCCTGGCAGGTTCCTAAAGGTGAGCAAGCATCCCTAGCTCCTCTGTAACCTCTGCGGAGGGCCTGGGTTTGGAAATTTGGGAAAGTACTTTCTGCTACACCCCCCCCAAAGCAGATACCACCCCATCAACAGCATTCTGCAGCCCCTCCGAGCTGGGGACCCAGGCAGAGCACCCTTCCCCTCTCCAGATGGAGTGGAGACAGACGAGTCCTCCGAACAGGCAGGGCCCTTCCTCCTCCGTTCTCAGGGAGAAGCGACCTCCCGCGGGTCCCCGGCCTGCCCTCGCAGTATTTGCCGCCTGCCTCTGCCTGTCCTGTCCACGGGTGTACTTCCAGGGGCTGGAACAGTGCTGGCGCAGGCAGCGGCGGCTGCGCGGCGTCACTCGACACCAAGGCTCTCACGTCCACCTGGCCATgcccagcaggaagcaggaggCTGCCTTACCTTTCTGGTCCCCTGCCAGGGTGCTGAGGGTCAGCATGAGGACCAAGAGCAGGACGCAGGTCACCTTGTGCCCCATGGCTACTTCACCTCCTCTCGGCCAGAGCAGACCACGAGTCAGGATGGGAATCGGTCCGAGTTCCCGCCTTTATACGACAGGACTATTTGCTTAGAGTGTGAGACAGAGTTTGCCTAGGGAGGGTCCCCATTCCTCCACGCCAAACAATCTCCACCAATTACAAGGCGTTCCTGAGACCCCGTGAAGCCGGTCGGCGAGTTTGCTGATAGGGAGAGCGCTGTGTGGCCAGCGATCCCGGGGCAGGGATTCGAGATTCAGAAAGTCCCTGTCTTATCCCATGAGGTCCTCCAACCAGACCTGGGTCCAGGTGCCTCCCACAGGAGCACACGCTGCTCTCACCGAGCTGATTCATAGGGACAGAAGGTCCAGGAAGGCCCAGTAGCTTCAACTATGTCCCCTTCCAGGGTGACTGGGGAGGAGGAGCCCCATCCAGCTGACCTAGTCCTTTCAGGATGGGCACAGGAGTGATTCTCAGCCATGTGGAGAGTCCAGGTCCGAGGGAGGGTACTGAGGCTGGACAAGATGCCCAGGGGAGGGACGAGTCTGTTCCCCACTCTGCTCGCCCCAGGGGTTTGGACCTTTGCCGGCACCTTCTCTCCATTTGCTCTGTCCTGCTGGACATCTCCATGGCAAATGTGTACATGAGTGCCGAGGCACCCAGGGCCTTTGCAGGGAGCTGGCCCTGCCCAGAGGTTCCCCTTCCAGAGGCCTCCACCTTGGACACAGGGCTGCTGGAGCTGCAGGTGGGGGCTGTGGGCTTTTGGGTCTGTAGGCCAGCTGACCTCCGTCACCTCCAGTCCCTCACCCCAAGAGAAACTCAGAGACGTGGGGTGGGGTATTTAGGCAGAAATGCCACAGGGAAATTGGGAATTCTGGAATCTTTTCCAGACCTGCGTGAGGTGGAGCAGCATTCCCCTGCGTGAGCTTCAGTCGGCCACACCATGGAATCCAGGGTGGAGGATTGGGGGAGTGGGGACCACAGAGGGGTGAATGGACACGGAACTCACGGTGCCTACAGGCCACGGGATAGTGTGAGCCCTAAGACAGAAGAATGGCCTATCATTGGTGACCACACAGATGGAGCCGGAGTGCATTATGTTGAGTGAGTTGAGTTGAACAAGAAAGACAAATCCAGCTTGTCTTAGGCATGGACAGCTGGACTCCTGGAAGCAGGGGGTGGAGTGGTGTTGCTGGGGCTGAACCTGGGCTTGGGGAAGCATCAAAGGACACGGTTCCAGTTAGACCAGAGGAACAAGTTCAAGAGAGCCAGCATCCATCAAGGTGATAGTGTTTATAGCAACATACTGTATATTTGAATAATCAGAGAGCAGATTTTAAGTGCTCTCACTGCACAAAAAAAATATGTGCACAGGAGACGACCCATATATTAAGTACTTGATTTCGCCACTCCATAAGGTATACACCTGTGCTGAAACATCGTTTGCATACCACAAatagatataattttaattttttagtcaatttaaataataaataaagtgggatcaaaagaagaaagatgccCACAGCATCCTTCTGAAGTCCAGTAGCCCAGGCTTTGAGGCCAGGGTTGATGTGGGACAGAATCCCTCAAAGAGAATGGAGTCCAGGGTCTGGGGAGGGGTCTTAGAGCAAGGCCACAAGGTATATGGTGACCCCTGTCCCAAGCCTTCCCCAGAATGGCTGGACCATGTGCCAGTGCTATGGGTTACCTTGTATCCCCTCAAAAGATATCAAGGTCCTGACCCCCAGCACCTGCGAGCATGACCTGacttggaaatagggtctttgtgAATGAGCCAGGTAAGTTGGAGTTGTTAAGGTGGCCAGGACTGTTTCCCTATAAAAACAAGGAATGTGGACACAGGTGCAGCAGGAAGGCGAGGTGGAGACACAGGGAGCAACCGTCTAGGCCGAGGGACAGCTAAGGCTACCGAAGCCGGGGAGAAGGCTGGAAGGGACCCCTCAGGGGAGCGTGCGGCAGACACCAGGCTCCAGCAACACAAGATGGCGCATCTCCGTCATTAAAGCTTCTGGGTTTGGAGGACTTTGTTACAACGGCCCCAGGAGCTAATACAACCAGTGTGACTACgttctgggaaaagaaaaaaaaggctttCCAGGGTCATTAAGCATTAGCCCTGGCCTGACACGGAGCCTCAGAAACCAAACCCCACAGTAGTTCAGCATGTGACTTCAGGCGATGGCTGAGTGGGCTCAGATGGTCCCAGGGCGTGTCCAGTGAGGCCtgtgcccccaccccccacccctagGGAAGCTATGTAATAACATGGAAAATTGTTCTGCTGCAGTATTAAGTCAAAAAGCTCCAGACACGAAAGTTTACAAAGAACTCAATGGGAAGAAGAGCCTTTCCCCTGGATTCCGCCTTCCGGTCTCCTAAAGCACTTCTTAAATACACACAATTAACTTTTACCgtttactgtattttaaaaatgcagtgtggcaattttttcccccaaagggagaggggaggagaggaagtgcCCTTTCCCTGGCCAGTGAGTCAGAGCCAGATGCAGAGGGGTGTTTGACGTTGGGGTGCCAGGGGCCCCGCCCCACTGACACACTCCTCTGTGACTGTTGCTCACTCCTTCCCTGAAGTTAAACACGGGCCCAAGGTGAGGCCCGAGCGCTTGTATCTCTTAGATTTCAGCTCCCAGTGAGGGAAGCGCCCCTCCCAGCAAACCCTGAGCTCCTACACACACCAGCAATGTGCAGGCTTGGCCAGGAGGGACAGGACACGAGTGGCCACAGTGGTGAGACGGGGCCTCACCCCGTCTACCCATGTCCCCTTCTCccgcccctcctcccagccctgcccctcacTGGCACCGGCTCTCACCTCCTGAGCAGCCCTGACATCTGCAAAGGCAGGTGGTACAGCAGCCCTGGGGGCAGGGCACAT comes from the Sciurus carolinensis chromosome 9, mSciCar1.2, whole genome shotgun sequence genome and includes:
- the Tff1 gene encoding trefoil factor 1, translating into MGHKVTCVLLLVLMLTLSTLAGDQKESCEVAPSQRENCGFPGVTAEECEKKNCCFKAYPPGYPWCFHPLIPDNTTDRTDEEECAF